The Populus nigra chromosome 19, ddPopNigr1.1, whole genome shotgun sequence genome includes a window with the following:
- the LOC133680020 gene encoding transportin-1-like, giving the protein MEATAAAAWQPQEEGFKEICGLLEHQISPTSTADKLQIWQQLQNFSQFPDFNNYLAFILSRAEGKSVEIRQAAGLLLKNNLRNAYKTMTPAYQQYIKSELLPCLGAADRHIRSTVGTIISVVVQLGGILGWPELLQALITCLDSNDLNHMEGAMDALSKICEDIPQVLDSDVPGLPERPIKIMLPRLYQFFQSPHTSLKKLALGSVNQYIMLMPAALYASMNQYLQGLFALANDQAAEVRKLVCAAFVQLIEVRPSFLEPHLRDVVEYILQVNKNGDDEVALEACEFWSAYCNAQLPLENLREFLPRLIPVLLSNMAYADDDESLAEAEEDESLPDRDQDLKPRFHTSRFHGSDSVEDDDDDIVNVWNLRKCSAAALDILSNVFGDEILPTLMPVVEAKLAASGDESWKDREAAVLALGAVAEGCIDGLYPHLSQMVEFLIPLLDEKFPLIRSISCWTVSRFSKYIVQESGHQKGYEQFDKVLMGLLRRILDTNKRVQEAACSAFATLEEEAAEDLAPRLEIILQHLMCAFGKYQRRNLRIVYDAIGTLADAVGAELNKPAYLEILMPPLIAKWQQLSNSDKDLFPLLECFTSIAQALGTGFSQFAEPVFQRCIAIIQSQQLAKVDPVTAGFLYDKEFIVCSIDLLSGIAEGLGSGIESLVSQSNLRDLLLQCCMDDASDVRQSAFALLGDLARVCAVHLRPRLPEFLDAAAKQLYTPKLKESISVANNACWAIGELAVKVHQEISPIVMTVMPCLVPILQHSEELNNKSLVENSAITLGRLAWVCPEILSPHMEHFMQSWCIALSKIHDDIEKEDAFRGLCAMVRRNPSGALSSLVFMCKAIASWHEIRSEELHNEVCQVLHGYKQMLSNGAWDQYMSALEPPVKEKLLKYQV; this is encoded by the exons ATGGAGGCAACGGCAGCGGCGGCGTGGCAGCCACAGGAAGAAGGATTCAAGGAGATCTGTGGATTACTAGAGCATCAGATTTCACCAACTTCAACCGCCGATAAGCTTCAGATTTGGCAACAACTTCAAAACTTCTCTCAATTCCCCGATTTCAATAATTACCTTGCCTTCATTCTTTCTCGCGCCGAG GGGAAATCGGTGGAGATTAGGCAGGCGGCGggattattgttaaaaaataacctaagaaATGCGTATAAAACTATGACGCCCGCGTATCAACAGTATATAAAATCGGAGTTGTTGCCGTGTTTAGGAGCGGCGGATAGGCATATAAGGTCGACGGTGGGGACCATTATTAGTGTTGTTGTTCAACTGGGTGGAATTTTGGGGTGGCCTGAGTTGCTGCAAGCTCTCATTACTTGTTTGGATAGTAATGATCTTAATCACATGGAAGGCGCTATGGATGCTCTGTCTAAG ATTTGCGAGGATATTCCACAAGTTTTAGATTCAGATGTGCCTGGGTTACCTGAGCGACCCATTAAGATCATGCTTCCTCGATTATATCAG TTCTTCCAGTCACCTCATACCTCGCTGAAAAAACTTGCGTTGGGTTCTGTGAATCAATATATTATGTTAATGCCTGCT GCTCTTTATGCATCTATGAATCAGTATCTTCAGGGTTTGTTTGCTCTTGCTAATGACCAGGCTGCAGAAGTGCGGAAATTG GTTTGTGCAGCTTTTGTACAGCTAATTGAGGTCCGGCCATCTTTCTTGGAG cCACATTTGAGAGATGTAGTTGAATATATCTTGCAAGTCAACAAGAATGGCGATGATGAAGTGGCTCTTGAAGCCTGTGAATTCTG GTCTGCATACTGTAATGCTCAGTTACCACTTGAGAACTTAAGAGAATTCTTGCCACGTCTGATTCCG GTTTTGCTGTCAAACATGGCTTATGCTGATGATGATGAGTCGCTCGCTGAGGCTGAG GAAGATGAGTCTCTCCCAGACAGGGATCAG GATCTGAAACCTCGGTTCCATACATCACGATTTCATGGATCAGATAGCGTGGAAGATGAT GATGATGACATAGTGAATGTGTGGAATTTAAGGAAATGCAGTGCAGCTGCTCTTGATATTCTCTCAAATGTGTTTGGAGATGAGATTCTTCCAACATTGATGCCTGTTGTTGAG GCTAAGTTAGCTGCTAGCGGTGATGAATCCTGGAAAGACAGAGAAGCAGCAGTTTTGGCACTTGGTGCTGTTGCTGAGGGTTGCATTGATGGTCTTTATCCTCATTTGTCTCAG ATGGTGGAATTCCTTATTCCTCTATTAGATGAGAAGTTCCCCCTCATACGAAGCATTTCCTGTTGGACAGTTTCCCGATTCAGCAAATACATTGTTCAG GAAAGTGGCCATCAAAAAGGCTATGAACAATTTGACAAAGTTCTTATGGGTCTTCTACGGAGAATATTGGATACAAACAAGCGTGTGCAAGAGGCTGCTTGTTCAGCTTTTGCAACACTAGAAGAG GAAGCCGCTGAAGACTTGGCACCACGTTTAGAGATTATTTTACAGCACCTCATGTGTGCTTTCGGGAAATATCAG AGACGGAATCTTAGAATTGTATATGATGCTATTGGAACTCTAGCAGATGCTGTTGGAGCAGAACTGAATAAG CCTGCTTATCTTGAAATTTTGATGCCACCATTAATTGCAAAGTGGCAGCAGCTTTCAAATTCAGACAAAGATCTCTTTCCCCTGCTGGAGTGCTTTACATCCATAGCACAG GCATTGGGTACAGGATTCTCTCAATTTGCTGAGCCTGTATTTCAGAGGTGTATAGCCATAATTCAGAGCCAACAATTAGCTAAG GTTGATCCTGTTACGGCTGGGTTTCTGTATGATAAAGAATTCATTGTTTGCTCAATTGATCTTCTCTCCGGAATTGCTGAGGGTCTTGGTAGTGGGATAGAAAGTTTG GTTTCACAAAGCAATTTAAGGGACCTGCTTCTGCAATGTTGCATGGATGATGCTTCTGATGTTCGGCAAAGTGCTTTTGCACTCCTCGGTGACCTTGCAAGA GTATGTGCTGTTCATTTGCGCCCCCGATTGCCTGAGTTTCTTGACGCTGCAGCCAAACAACTG TACACTCCTAAGCTGAAGGAAAGCATTTCAGTAGCAAATAACGCATGCTGGGCTATTGGAGAATTAGCAGTTAAG GTTCATCAAGAAATCTCTCCTATTGTTATGACTGTCATGCCATGCTTGGTTCCAATTCTCCAACATTCAGAG GAACTGAACAACAAGTCACTCGTAGAAAATAGTGCAATCACACTTGGGAGGCTTGCATGGGTTTGTCCTGAAATCTTATCACCACACATGGAGCATTTCATGCAATCATGGTGCATTGCTTTGTCCAA GATACATGATGATATTGAGAAAGAGGATGCCTTCCGAGGTCTATGTGCAATG GTCAGAAGAAATCCTTCTGGAGCTCTAAGTTCACTTGTTTTCATGTGCAAAGCGATCGCAAGTTGGCAT GAAATAAGAAGTGAAGAGCTACATAATGAAGTTTGCCAGGTGTTGCATGGTTATAAACAG ATGCTCAGTAATGGAGCATGGGACCAGTACATGTCTGCATTGGAGCCCCCAGTGAAGGAAAAACTTTTGAAATATCAAGTGTAA
- the LOC133680021 gene encoding serine/threonine protein phosphatase 2A 57 kDa regulatory subunit B' beta isoform-like isoform X2, with protein MGVLRNSPKASPIKKSATLQHLFDLEANNSNGTKIYSPKSKQDVKRLKLFQLLSFMKKPKKPLPEEIIRPLVSMLSANLFRPLPPSAKRTVVCELPEDEDLVSTLSPAWPHLQVVYDILLRLVLSIDPKVLRGYVDERFLVNLLSLFQTEDRRERDNLKNVYHRIYSKFTFYRSIMRKSMKDVFLHYVFESEKHSGIGELLEIWGSIINGFTVPLKEEHKLFLMRVLIPLHKAKGMPVYHRQLAYCVNQFVQKEPMLGGTVVRGILKYWPATNCQKEVLLIDELEELVENIDPDHYRKLALLICTQISRCLNSLNSQVAERALYVWNNEQFVKMASSMMEEVFPVVVQSVEKNLKCHWSKSVKQLTENVKTMIEEMDPNLYDKCLEEIAHKEYLAGKEDIKRKENWERLELAAAKNHQFFQPQKCIYVSH; from the exons ATGGGTGTTCTCAGAAACTCACCGAAAGcttctccaataaaaaaatctgcCACCCTTCAACACCTCTTTGATTTGGAGGCCAACAATAGCAATGGCACTAAGATTTACAGTCCCAAAAGTA AGCAAGATGTCAAGCGATTAAAGCTCTTCCAGCTTCTTTCTTTCATGAAGAAACCCAAAAAGCCCCTGCCTGAAGAAATTATACGCCCGCTTGTGTCTATGCTATCGGCAAACCTTTTCAGGCCTCTCCCGCCATCTGCCAAACGAACCGTCGTCTGTGAATTACCTGAGGATGAAGACCTCGTTTCCACTCTCTCGCCTGCTTGGCCACACCTGCAAGTAGTTTACGACATTCTGCTTCGACTAGTCCTCAGTATTGATCCCAAGGTTCTCCGTGGTTATGTCGATGAACGTTTCCTTGTCAACCTTCTGTCCCTCTTTCAGACCGAAGACCGAAGAGAACGCGATAATCTGAAGAATGTTTACCACCGGATATATTCCAAGTTCACCTTCTACAGGTCAATCATGAGGAAATCTATGAAGGATGTTTTCTTGCACTATGTTTTCGAGTCAGAGAAGCATTCTGGGATTGGTGAGCTGCTTGAGATATGGGGAAGCATCATCAATGGTTTTACTGTCCCACTGAAAGAAGAGCACAAGCTGTTCTTGATGAGAGTGCTTATTCCTTTGCACAAGGCCAAGGGGATGCCAGTTTACCATAGACAGCTGGCTTATTGTGTTAATCAATTTGTGCAGAAGGAACCAATGCTTGGTGGGACTGTTGTTAGAGGGATCTTAAAGTATTGGCCTGCCACAAATTGTCAGAAAGAAGTTCTGCTCATTGATGAATTGGAGGAACTGGTGGAGAATATAGATCCTGATCACTATAGAAAGTTAGCTTTGCTTATATGTACCCAAATTTCGAGGTGCTTGAACAGTTTGAACTCACAG GTTGCAGAACGTGCACTATACGTGTGGAACAATGAACAATTTGTGAAgatggcatcatcaatgatggaAGAGGTGTTTCCTGTGGTAGTACAAAGCGTAGAAAAGAACCTGAAGTGTCACTGGAGCAAGAGTGTAAAACAACTGACAGAAAATGTGAAGACAATGATAGAAGAAATGGATCCAAATTTATATGACAAGTGCCTGGAAGAAATAGCCCACAAAGAGTACTTAGCTGGCAAAGAAGATATCAAGAGGAAAGAAAATTGGGAAAGGTTAGAATTGGCAGCAGCCAAAAATCATCAGTTCTTCCAGCCACAAAAATGTATATATGTCTCCCATTAA
- the LOC133680021 gene encoding serine/threonine protein phosphatase 2A 57 kDa regulatory subunit B' beta isoform-like isoform X1, with protein sequence MGVLRNSPKASPIKKSATLQHLFDLEANNSNGTKIYSPKSSKQSITESEYGEILSIISHCCSIFTFTDPLESPSEQDVKRLKLFQLLSFMKKPKKPLPEEIIRPLVSMLSANLFRPLPPSAKRTVVCELPEDEDLVSTLSPAWPHLQVVYDILLRLVLSIDPKVLRGYVDERFLVNLLSLFQTEDRRERDNLKNVYHRIYSKFTFYRSIMRKSMKDVFLHYVFESEKHSGIGELLEIWGSIINGFTVPLKEEHKLFLMRVLIPLHKAKGMPVYHRQLAYCVNQFVQKEPMLGGTVVRGILKYWPATNCQKEVLLIDELEELVENIDPDHYRKLALLICTQISRCLNSLNSQVAERALYVWNNEQFVKMASSMMEEVFPVVVQSVEKNLKCHWSKSVKQLTENVKTMIEEMDPNLYDKCLEEIAHKEYLAGKEDIKRKENWERLELAAAKNHQFFQPQKCIYVSH encoded by the exons ATGGGTGTTCTCAGAAACTCACCGAAAGcttctccaataaaaaaatctgcCACCCTTCAACACCTCTTTGATTTGGAGGCCAACAATAGCAATGGCACTAAGATTTACAGTCCCAAAAGTAGTAAGCAGTCTATCACTGAATCTGAATATGGAGAAATCTTGTCTATTATATCTCACTGTTGCTCCATCTTCACTTTCACTGATCCTTTGGAGTCTCCCTCAGAGCAAGATGTCAAGCGATTAAAGCTCTTCCAGCTTCTTTCTTTCATGAAGAAACCCAAAAAGCCCCTGCCTGAAGAAATTATACGCCCGCTTGTGTCTATGCTATCGGCAAACCTTTTCAGGCCTCTCCCGCCATCTGCCAAACGAACCGTCGTCTGTGAATTACCTGAGGATGAAGACCTCGTTTCCACTCTCTCGCCTGCTTGGCCACACCTGCAAGTAGTTTACGACATTCTGCTTCGACTAGTCCTCAGTATTGATCCCAAGGTTCTCCGTGGTTATGTCGATGAACGTTTCCTTGTCAACCTTCTGTCCCTCTTTCAGACCGAAGACCGAAGAGAACGCGATAATCTGAAGAATGTTTACCACCGGATATATTCCAAGTTCACCTTCTACAGGTCAATCATGAGGAAATCTATGAAGGATGTTTTCTTGCACTATGTTTTCGAGTCAGAGAAGCATTCTGGGATTGGTGAGCTGCTTGAGATATGGGGAAGCATCATCAATGGTTTTACTGTCCCACTGAAAGAAGAGCACAAGCTGTTCTTGATGAGAGTGCTTATTCCTTTGCACAAGGCCAAGGGGATGCCAGTTTACCATAGACAGCTGGCTTATTGTGTTAATCAATTTGTGCAGAAGGAACCAATGCTTGGTGGGACTGTTGTTAGAGGGATCTTAAAGTATTGGCCTGCCACAAATTGTCAGAAAGAAGTTCTGCTCATTGATGAATTGGAGGAACTGGTGGAGAATATAGATCCTGATCACTATAGAAAGTTAGCTTTGCTTATATGTACCCAAATTTCGAGGTGCTTGAACAGTTTGAACTCACAG GTTGCAGAACGTGCACTATACGTGTGGAACAATGAACAATTTGTGAAgatggcatcatcaatgatggaAGAGGTGTTTCCTGTGGTAGTACAAAGCGTAGAAAAGAACCTGAAGTGTCACTGGAGCAAGAGTGTAAAACAACTGACAGAAAATGTGAAGACAATGATAGAAGAAATGGATCCAAATTTATATGACAAGTGCCTGGAAGAAATAGCCCACAAAGAGTACTTAGCTGGCAAAGAAGATATCAAGAGGAAAGAAAATTGGGAAAGGTTAGAATTGGCAGCAGCCAAAAATCATCAGTTCTTCCAGCCACAAAAATGTATATATGTCTCCCATTAA
- the LOC133680021 gene encoding serine/threonine protein phosphatase 2A 57 kDa regulatory subunit B' theta isoform-like isoform X3 → MGVLRNSPKASPIKKSATLQHLFDLEANNSNGTKIYSPKSSKQSITESEYGEILSIISHCCSIFTFTDPLESPSEQDVKRLKLFQLLSFMKKPKKPLPEEIIRPLVSMLSANLFRPLPPSAKRTVVCELPEDEDLVSTLSPAWPHLQVVYDILLRLVLSIDPKVLRGYVDERFLVNLLSLFQTEDRRERDNLKNVYHRIYSKFTFYRSIMRKSMKDVFLHYVFESEKHSGIGELLEIWGSIINGFTVPLKEEHKLFLMRVLIPLHKAKGMPVYHRQLAYCVNQFVQKEPMLGGTVVRGILKYWPATNCQKEVLLIDELEELVENIDPDHYRKLALLICTQISRCLNSLNSQ, encoded by the exons ATGGGTGTTCTCAGAAACTCACCGAAAGcttctccaataaaaaaatctgcCACCCTTCAACACCTCTTTGATTTGGAGGCCAACAATAGCAATGGCACTAAGATTTACAGTCCCAAAAGTAGTAAGCAGTCTATCACTGAATCTGAATATGGAGAAATCTTGTCTATTATATCTCACTGTTGCTCCATCTTCACTTTCACTGATCCTTTGGAGTCTCCCTCAGAGCAAGATGTCAAGCGATTAAAGCTCTTCCAGCTTCTTTCTTTCATGAAGAAACCCAAAAAGCCCCTGCCTGAAGAAATTATACGCCCGCTTGTGTCTATGCTATCGGCAAACCTTTTCAGGCCTCTCCCGCCATCTGCCAAACGAACCGTCGTCTGTGAATTACCTGAGGATGAAGACCTCGTTTCCACTCTCTCGCCTGCTTGGCCACACCTGCAAGTAGTTTACGACATTCTGCTTCGACTAGTCCTCAGTATTGATCCCAAGGTTCTCCGTGGTTATGTCGATGAACGTTTCCTTGTCAACCTTCTGTCCCTCTTTCAGACCGAAGACCGAAGAGAACGCGATAATCTGAAGAATGTTTACCACCGGATATATTCCAAGTTCACCTTCTACAGGTCAATCATGAGGAAATCTATGAAGGATGTTTTCTTGCACTATGTTTTCGAGTCAGAGAAGCATTCTGGGATTGGTGAGCTGCTTGAGATATGGGGAAGCATCATCAATGGTTTTACTGTCCCACTGAAAGAAGAGCACAAGCTGTTCTTGATGAGAGTGCTTATTCCTTTGCACAAGGCCAAGGGGATGCCAGTTTACCATAGACAGCTGGCTTATTGTGTTAATCAATTTGTGCAGAAGGAACCAATGCTTGGTGGGACTGTTGTTAGAGGGATCTTAAAGTATTGGCCTGCCACAAATTGTCAGAAAGAAGTTCTGCTCATTGATGAATTGGAGGAACTGGTGGAGAATATAGATCCTGATCACTATAGAAAGTTAGCTTTGCTTATATGTACCCAAATTTCGAGGTGCTTGAACAGTTTGAACTCACAG TAA